The following coding sequences lie in one Benincasa hispida cultivar B227 chromosome 6, ASM972705v1, whole genome shotgun sequence genomic window:
- the LOC120080598 gene encoding WAT1-related protein At1g09380 has product MIILQICYAGINIISKLAMQSGMNPLVLLTYRQIFGTLAIAPFAFFTERKTRPKITFTVLIQIFVCSLSGATGNQIFFFVGLKYTNPTISSAMANVLPAATFILAVIFRQESVRIKTKSGFAKVTGTILCVCGAMLLSFYHGHTIDLGESKIHWPYVERMIKETNPTNRQGKCVLGSVLLLLSSFAWALWFVIQARLSVKFKAPYTSTTLLCFMAFFQCGLIAVISEHNVAAWSLKSTIRLVAALYAGVVCSALTFSITSWIIQRKGPLYVSIFSPLLLIIVAILSWALLHQQLYIGTVIGSVLIIIGLYAVLWGKSKEMKLEDHHNMEKPTIEKPDGSHIIEEKDDMELQITNIK; this is encoded by the exons ATGATTATATTGCAAATATGCTATGCTGGTATAAACATTATCTCAAAACTTGCCATGCAATCTGGAATGAACCCTCTTGTTCTTCTCACTTATAGACAGATTTTTGGCACTTTGGCCATTGCTCCTTTTGCCTTTTTTACTGAAAG GAAAACAAGGCCAAAGATCACTTTTACAGTTCTGATTCAAATCTTTGTGTGTTCCTTATCAGG AGCAACAGGAAACCAGATATTCTTCTTTGTTGGGTTGAAATACACAAACCCAACAATTTCAAGTGCCATGGCCAATGTTCTTCCAGCTGCTACTTTTATTCTTGCTGTTATTTTCAG ACAGGAGAGTGTGAGAATCAAGACCAAGTCTGGTTTTGCAAAGGTAACAGGGACAATTTTGTGTGTATGTGGGGCAATGCTGCTGTCTTTCTACCATGGACACACCATTGACTTAGGTGAATCAAAAATTCACTGGCCATATGTTGAGAGAATGATCAAGGAAACAAACCCGACGAACCGTCAAGGAAAATGCGTCCTCGGCTCGGTTTTGTTGCTCTTGAGCTCTTTTGCTTGGGCATTATGGTTTGTCATCCAA GCAAGATTGAGTGTCAAGTTCAAAGCTCCCTATACAAGTACTACATTGTTGTGCTTCATGGCCTTTTTCCAATGTGGACTCATAGCTGTGatttcagagcacaatgttgctgctTGGTCTTTGAAAAGTACAATCCGACTCGTTGCAGCTCTTTATGCG GGAGTTGTGTGCTCTGCATTGACATTTAGCATAACTTCATGGATTATACAAAGGAAAGGCCCTCTCTATGTCTCCATTTTCTCTCCTTTATTGCTTATCATTGTGGCCATCCTTAGTTGGGCTCTACTCCACCAACAACTCTACATCGGAAC TGTTATTGGCTCTGTTTTGATAATCATTGGGCTTTATGCTGTGCTATGGGGGAAGTCCAAAGAGATGAAACTAGAAGATCATCACAACATGGAAAAACCAACAATAGAGAAGCCAGATGGGAGTCATATTATTGAGGAGAAGGATGACATGGAATTGCAAATCACAAACATCAAATAA